Proteins encoded in a region of the Pigmentiphaga litoralis genome:
- a CDS encoding ankyrin repeat domain-containing protein: MLHAAEAGQVDVCEQLLKDGVDANSKTADGHTALHLAAKAGHTAIISMLIDHGADPTLQTPLGNTPLHGAAYTGHFDAVSMLLARGADPALRNGKGQTARDRAQECGMTEVVQRLPA; the protein is encoded by the coding sequence TTGCTGCACGCCGCCGAAGCCGGGCAGGTGGACGTGTGCGAACAGTTGCTGAAAGACGGCGTGGACGCCAACTCAAAGACAGCGGACGGGCATACGGCGCTGCACCTGGCAGCCAAGGCAGGGCACACCGCAATCATCAGCATGCTGATCGATCACGGTGCCGACCCGACCCTGCAGACGCCCCTTGGCAACACACCTTTGCATGGCGCGGCCTACACCGGTCATTTCGATGCGGTGTCGATGCTGCTGGCGCGGGGCGCAGACCCGGCGCTACGGAATGGCAAAGGGCAGACCGCCCGGGACAGGGCGCAGGAATGCGGCATGACCGAGGTGGTGCAACGCCTGCCTGCATGA
- a CDS encoding response regulator has protein sequence MSPQETPSSSAPGKRVLIVDDDTMMVEILAQLLEGAGHAVSTANDGQAALLAAQDIRPDVVLLDIDLPGMDGYELARRLRADPRGGAMTIAALTGHGRRGDKHLAFQAGIDRRFCKPVGSQELIAFINQPAGATAAAVPPAASISATPPAPPA, from the coding sequence ATGAGCCCGCAAGAAACACCGTCGTCATCGGCGCCAGGCAAGCGCGTTCTGATCGTCGATGATGACACGATGATGGTCGAGATTCTTGCGCAGTTGCTGGAAGGCGCGGGGCATGCGGTCAGCACCGCGAACGACGGGCAGGCGGCGCTGCTGGCGGCGCAGGACATCCGGCCCGACGTGGTCCTTTTGGATATCGATCTGCCCGGGATGGACGGTTATGAGCTGGCGCGGCGGCTGCGGGCGGACCCGCGTGGTGGCGCCATGACCATCGCCGCGTTGACGGGGCATGGGCGCCGCGGGGACAAACACCTGGCGTTCCAGGCGGGCATCGACCGGCGTTTCTGCAAGCCGGTCGGCAGCCAGGAATTGATTGCGTTCATCAACCAGCCGGCTGGCGCGACCGCAGCAGCAGTACCGCCAGCAGCGTCGATATCAGCGACCCCGCCAGCACCCCCAGCTTGA
- a CDS encoding Bug family tripartite tricarboxylate transporter substrate binding protein: MKTVALALGSLALALTSAVSAQSWPSRPIKVVVPFAAGGNADITARLIAKQLSDDLKTPVVVENKPGANGIIGLEAARMAAPDGYTLLVAPSSPLVVNPVLYKKVPYDSVKDFEPISQIITYQYVLVVPTASKITTLPDLAKQAREKPGALTYGSSGVGGGGHLAGELLALQMDAKLNHIPYKGTAPALADLLGGQLSFTWDTVMTTVPQVQGGKLRPIAVSGPQRTASLPDVPTMRELGYKNYEITQFVGLLAPAKTPPQIIERLHAGVQKAIKAPEVIKALKTDGGNDLVGSSPAEFKSLIASELAFYRKLVSDANIKEE; this comes from the coding sequence ATGAAAACCGTAGCACTCGCCTTGGGCAGCCTTGCGCTTGCCTTGACGTCCGCCGTGTCGGCGCAAAGCTGGCCGAGCCGCCCGATCAAGGTCGTCGTGCCGTTCGCGGCGGGGGGCAACGCCGACATCACGGCGCGCCTGATCGCCAAGCAGCTGTCGGACGATCTGAAGACGCCGGTCGTGGTGGAAAACAAGCCGGGCGCCAACGGCATCATTGGTCTTGAAGCGGCCCGCATGGCGGCGCCCGATGGCTACACCTTGCTGGTTGCGCCCAGCAGCCCGCTGGTCGTGAACCCGGTCCTGTACAAGAAGGTGCCGTACGACAGCGTGAAGGACTTCGAACCGATCAGCCAGATCATCACGTATCAGTACGTCCTGGTCGTGCCCACGGCATCGAAGATCACCACGCTTCCGGACCTGGCAAAACAAGCCAGGGAAAAGCCCGGCGCGCTGACCTACGGATCGTCGGGCGTGGGCGGGGGTGGCCACCTGGCGGGTGAATTGCTGGCGCTGCAAATGGATGCAAAGCTCAACCATATTCCGTACAAGGGCACCGCGCCGGCGCTGGCCGATCTGTTGGGGGGCCAGCTGTCGTTCACGTGGGACACAGTGATGACGACAGTGCCGCAAGTGCAAGGGGGCAAGTTGCGGCCGATCGCCGTGTCGGGACCGCAGCGCACGGCGTCGCTGCCCGATGTGCCGACCATGCGCGAGCTTGGCTACAAGAATTACGAGATCACGCAGTTCGTGGGCCTGCTCGCACCTGCGAAGACGCCGCCACAGATCATCGAGCGTCTGCATGCAGGCGTGCAGAAGGCGATCAAGGCGCCCGAGGTCATCAAGGCGCTCAAGACCGACGGCGGCAACGACCTGGTCGGCAGTTCGCCGGCCGAGTTCAAAAGCCTGATCGCCAGCGAACTGGCGTTCTATCGCAAGCTCGTCAGCGACGCCAACATCAAGGAAGAATGA
- a CDS encoding LysR family transcriptional regulator, whose translation MDQLLAMRVFARVVETGNFTRAADALDMPNATVSKLVQELESHLNVRLLQRTTRRVTVTAEGQDYYAKATRVLHDLDDIDASFNVAQGKPRGHLRVDIGSSTASCVLIPLLPDFMKRYPDIRIDLGVSDRAVDLISDSVDCVIRGGPMDDSSLVARHIGWATLITCASPAYLKQHGVPAYPEELRNGHKLISYVSTQSGRAFPFRFERGGEKTELKIEHRMGINESTAHLAACVAGLGIVQTFDYAAANDLKQKALVEILKPWRPAAYPFHVVYPSNRHVTHRLQVFIDWLMARFPDKVAGR comes from the coding sequence ATGGATCAATTGCTGGCAATGCGCGTGTTCGCGCGGGTCGTTGAGACCGGCAACTTCACGCGCGCGGCCGACGCGCTGGACATGCCCAACGCCACGGTCAGCAAGCTGGTGCAGGAACTGGAATCGCATCTGAACGTGCGCCTGCTTCAGCGCACGACGCGGCGGGTCACGGTCACGGCCGAAGGCCAGGATTACTACGCCAAGGCCACGCGCGTTCTGCATGACCTGGACGACATCGATGCGTCGTTCAATGTGGCGCAAGGCAAGCCCCGCGGCCACCTGCGGGTGGACATCGGCAGCTCGACCGCCAGCTGTGTGCTGATTCCGCTCCTGCCCGATTTCATGAAGCGCTATCCGGACATCCGCATCGACCTGGGCGTGTCCGATCGCGCCGTCGACCTGATCAGCGACAGTGTCGACTGCGTGATCCGCGGCGGGCCCATGGACGACTCGTCACTGGTCGCGCGGCATATCGGCTGGGCCACCCTGATCACGTGCGCATCTCCAGCCTACCTGAAGCAGCATGGCGTGCCGGCCTACCCTGAAGAACTCAGGAACGGCCACAAGCTGATCAGCTATGTGTCGACGCAAAGCGGCCGCGCCTTTCCGTTCCGCTTCGAACGCGGCGGCGAGAAAACCGAACTGAAGATCGAACACCGCATGGGCATCAACGAAAGCACGGCGCACCTGGCCGCCTGCGTGGCGGGCCTGGGCATCGTGCAGACCTTTGACTATGCAGCCGCAAACGACTTGAAACAGAAGGCGCTGGTGGAGATCCTGAAGCCGTGGCGCCCCGCCGCCTACCCCTTCCATGTGGTGTATCCCAGCAACCGGCATGTCACGCACCGGTTGCAGGTATTCATCGACTGGTTGATGGCGCGGTTTCCCGACAAGGTGGCGGGGCGCTGA
- a CDS encoding nuclear transport factor 2 family protein, with protein sequence MSAQDLIDAHFAIWNDPDPASRLPRFAAVYRPDVVVADYEGEVTGFAKVNDLIDRVQRENAGFVFTPEPVVWNHGLGRVVWGYGPPEDPDRVRGEDIFTIREGLLATLHVFIDAGG encoded by the coding sequence ATGAGCGCGCAAGACTTGATCGACGCCCACTTCGCGATCTGGAATGATCCCGATCCCGCGTCCCGGCTGCCGCGTTTTGCGGCTGTCTACCGTCCCGACGTGGTCGTTGCCGACTACGAGGGCGAAGTGACCGGGTTCGCCAAGGTCAACGATCTGATCGACAGGGTCCAGCGTGAGAACGCCGGCTTCGTCTTCACGCCGGAACCGGTGGTGTGGAACCACGGCCTGGGTCGGGTCGTGTGGGGCTACGGCCCGCCAGAGGATCCGGATCGGGTTCGTGGAGAAGATATCTTCACAATCCGGGAGGGCTTGCTGGCGACGTTGCACGTGTTCATTGACGCGGGGGGATGA
- a CDS encoding SDR family NAD(P)-dependent oxidoreductase encodes MEHTLNDKIALVTGGSSGIGLAAAQELARQGARVFITGRRQEELDAAAATIGAAATAIRADASVLSDLDRVYAQIAKQAGRLDILFANAGGGDMLPLGAITEEHFDRIFGTNVRGLVFTVQKALPLLTHGASIILTSSTASIQGTANFSVYSASKAAVRNFARSWALDLKDRGIRINAVSPGPVRTPGLGGLATEAERQGLFDYLAAQIPLGRLGEPGEIAKVVAFLASDAASFVNGTEMFVDGGMAQV; translated from the coding sequence ATGGAACACACTTTGAACGACAAGATTGCCCTGGTGACCGGAGGCAGTTCGGGCATCGGCCTGGCCGCGGCTCAGGAACTCGCGCGGCAAGGCGCACGGGTATTCATTACCGGACGCCGGCAGGAAGAACTCGACGCGGCCGCAGCCACGATCGGCGCCGCGGCCACGGCCATCCGCGCCGACGCATCGGTGCTGTCCGACCTGGACCGCGTCTATGCCCAGATCGCGAAGCAGGCCGGCCGGCTCGACATCCTGTTCGCCAACGCAGGCGGCGGCGACATGTTGCCGCTCGGCGCGATCACCGAAGAACACTTCGACCGCATCTTTGGCACCAATGTGCGCGGGCTGGTGTTCACCGTGCAGAAGGCCCTGCCGTTGCTGACGCATGGCGCGTCGATCATCCTGACCTCGTCGACGGCATCGATCCAGGGCACCGCCAACTTCAGCGTGTACAGCGCCAGCAAGGCCGCGGTGCGCAACTTTGCGCGCTCCTGGGCGCTTGACCTCAAAGACCGCGGGATCCGCATCAACGCCGTGAGTCCCGGGCCGGTTCGCACGCCCGGTCTGGGCGGTCTGGCCACCGAGGCGGAACGCCAGGGCCTGTTCGATTACCTGGCCGCGCAGATCCCCCTGGGCCGCCTGGGCGAGCCCGGCGAGATCGCCAAAGTCGTGGCCTTTCTTGCCTCGGACGCGGCCAGCTTCGTGAACGGCACCGAGATGTTCGTCGATGGCGGGATGGCACAGGTATGA
- the nhaA gene encoding Na+/H+ antiporter NhaA, whose translation MPDRTPYSLARPTRYLQSLLAHSAAGGVILMITAALAILVANSPLADLYQRTLASYVGGLSVLHWINDGLMAVFFLLVGLEIKREVLEGELSSWPRRILPGSAALGGMIGPALIYLAFNLGPTGHPSGWAIPAATDIAFALGVLSLLGPRVPVSLRVFLMALAIIDDLGAVVIIALFYTTSLDAVALGGAGLVTLALIALNRVGVNRLLPYIALGALLWLLVLLSGIHATLAGVILAFTVPLRTRSTPDAGSPLLTMEHGIQPWVTFLIVPVFGFANAGVSFAGMSLSALMEPVPLGVALGLFVGKQLGVFLTSAAVIALGLATLPAQATWKQMYGLAALCGIGFTMSLFIGLLAFPDSAPLQDQLKLGVLAGSLISTLLAVLLLRSRQPAG comes from the coding sequence ATGCCTGACCGCACGCCCTATTCCCTCGCGCGTCCTACCCGTTATCTCCAGTCCCTGCTGGCCCACAGCGCCGCAGGCGGCGTGATCCTCATGATCACCGCTGCACTGGCCATTCTTGTTGCCAACTCCCCGCTTGCCGACCTGTACCAGCGCACCCTTGCGTCGTATGTGGGCGGGCTGTCCGTGCTGCACTGGATCAATGATGGCCTGATGGCCGTCTTCTTCCTGCTGGTCGGCCTCGAGATCAAACGCGAAGTGCTGGAAGGCGAGCTTTCATCCTGGCCGCGTCGCATCCTCCCGGGCAGCGCAGCGCTGGGCGGCATGATCGGCCCCGCGCTGATCTACCTGGCATTCAACCTCGGGCCCACCGGCCACCCCAGCGGATGGGCCATTCCCGCGGCCACCGACATCGCCTTTGCATTGGGGGTGCTGTCGCTGCTCGGGCCGCGCGTGCCGGTGTCCTTGCGCGTTTTCCTGATGGCACTCGCCATCATCGACGACCTGGGCGCCGTGGTCATCATCGCGCTGTTCTACACCACGTCTTTGGATGCCGTCGCGCTGGGCGGCGCGGGCCTCGTCACTCTGGCACTGATCGCCTTGAACCGCGTCGGCGTCAACCGCCTGCTGCCGTATATCGCGCTGGGCGCGCTGCTCTGGCTGCTGGTGCTGCTGTCAGGTATCCACGCGACCCTGGCCGGCGTCATCCTGGCCTTTACCGTGCCGCTGCGCACGCGGTCCACACCCGACGCCGGATCGCCCTTGCTGACGATGGAACACGGCATCCAGCCCTGGGTCACCTTCCTGATCGTTCCCGTATTCGGCTTCGCCAATGCCGGCGTATCGTTCGCGGGCATGAGCCTGTCGGCGCTGATGGAACCGGTGCCGCTGGGCGTGGCGCTGGGCCTGTTCGTGGGCAAGCAATTGGGCGTCTTCCTGACCAGCGCCGCGGTCATCGCGCTCGGGCTGGCCACCCTGCCGGCGCAAGCCACCTGGAAGCAGATGTATGGCCTGGCGGCGCTGTGCGGCATCGGCTTCACCATGAGCCTGTTCATCGGCCTGCTGGCCTTTCCCGATTCGGCCCCGCTGCAGGATCAGCTCAAGCTGGGGGTGCTGGCGGGGTCGCTGATATCGACGCTGCTGGCGGTACTGCTGCTGCGGTCGCGCCAGCCGGCTGGTTGA
- a CDS encoding PHB depolymerase family esterase, protein MTTNSTRAILAALFATSTVLLTACGGGGGNDPVGTSPPATQEPSTPVAVNAATVTVNGVERSYVEYAPAKVADLREYDARGVRVVIALHDDGSDGNAYAQRTRWTELADEHGFVVAFPNAAQSKWNLTGDANAGDELAYVNAVAAAMRTKYALVATIPTYLTGTGTGGALAQQLAMRAPNLAAAVASINGVAPAPTFNRTDLPPSAMGAWIIRSADTPLTTTETLQAAYWQKANETDQAPKVQATDLATDTTYANQANPLQQVRISSLKPGVTADGRAVTRMIWNSMFDGVVRFADDTRVNGTLHANQTIASMKLVEAVKELRPGSTRRWLTYVPSNYEALKASGKKVPLLFSYHGRNGSARFQALITEWPKVAEEKGFIVVFPQGIGATWAVPMEADARDMLFFQDLYAEVTKTYNIDTTRVYLNGSSMGTAMSNRIAVQQPNLFAALALCYSGHLGAASYANPIVRTDIAMPVWQCRGGDELDSEFPGSEPAAREFWRSTVNKHKGPPVNIVDGRRKIEVWSDGLAEYRWQVTDKIGHFWHPGQARLMWEQMLSKYSRAPNGALQRQD, encoded by the coding sequence TTGACCACGAATTCCACGCGCGCAATCCTTGCCGCACTGTTTGCCACGTCCACGGTGCTTCTGACCGCCTGTGGCGGCGGGGGCGGCAACGACCCTGTCGGCACCAGTCCGCCGGCCACGCAGGAACCTTCGACGCCGGTGGCGGTGAACGCGGCGACCGTGACGGTGAACGGTGTCGAGCGCAGCTATGTCGAATACGCGCCGGCCAAGGTGGCCGATCTGCGGGAATACGATGCGCGGGGAGTGCGCGTCGTGATTGCGCTGCATGACGATGGCAGCGATGGGAACGCCTATGCGCAGCGGACCCGGTGGACGGAACTGGCCGACGAGCATGGCTTTGTGGTCGCGTTCCCCAACGCTGCGCAATCGAAGTGGAACCTGACGGGCGACGCCAATGCGGGCGACGAGCTGGCCTACGTGAACGCGGTGGCGGCAGCCATGCGCACCAAGTACGCGCTGGTTGCCACCATTCCCACCTACCTGACCGGGACGGGCACGGGCGGGGCACTGGCGCAGCAACTCGCCATGCGGGCGCCGAACCTGGCGGCGGCCGTGGCGTCGATCAACGGAGTCGCGCCGGCGCCGACCTTCAACCGCACGGACCTGCCCCCTTCCGCCATGGGCGCCTGGATCATCCGGTCCGCCGACACACCGCTCACTACCACCGAGACCCTGCAGGCCGCCTACTGGCAGAAAGCGAACGAGACGGACCAGGCCCCCAAGGTCCAGGCCACGGACCTGGCAACAGATACAACCTACGCCAATCAGGCCAACCCCCTGCAGCAAGTCCGGATATCGTCGTTGAAGCCCGGCGTGACCGCGGACGGAAGGGCCGTCACGCGGATGATCTGGAATTCGATGTTCGATGGCGTGGTGCGCTTTGCCGATGACACCCGCGTGAACGGCACGCTGCATGCCAACCAGACCATTGCATCGATGAAACTGGTTGAGGCCGTCAAGGAATTGCGTCCGGGCAGCACGCGCCGCTGGCTCACCTACGTGCCCTCGAACTATGAAGCGCTCAAGGCGTCAGGCAAGAAGGTGCCGCTGCTCTTTTCCTATCATGGCCGCAATGGTTCGGCCCGGTTCCAGGCGCTGATCACCGAGTGGCCCAAGGTCGCGGAAGAAAAGGGCTTCATCGTCGTCTTCCCGCAGGGCATCGGCGCGACGTGGGCGGTGCCCATGGAAGCTGACGCGCGCGACATGCTGTTCTTCCAGGACCTGTATGCCGAGGTCACCAAGACCTACAACATCGACACGACACGGGTGTATCTGAACGGATCGTCGATGGGCACCGCGATGAGCAACCGCATCGCAGTCCAGCAGCCCAATCTCTTTGCGGCGCTGGCCCTTTGCTACTCGGGCCACCTTGGCGCGGCAAGCTACGCCAATCCTATCGTGCGAACCGACATTGCCATGCCGGTCTGGCAATGCCGCGGGGGTGACGAACTGGACTCCGAATTTCCGGGCAGCGAACCCGCAGCGCGCGAGTTCTGGCGGTCGACCGTCAACAAGCACAAGGGGCCACCCGTCAACATTGTCGATGGCCGCCGAAAGATCGAAGTATGGTCCGATGGCCTGGCGGAATATCGCTGGCAGGTGACCGACAAGATCGGGCACTTCTGGCATCCCGGGCAGGCCAGGCTGATGTGGGAACAGATGCTGTCGAAGTATTCCCGCGCGCCCAATGGCGCGTTGCAGCGGCAGGACTGA
- a CDS encoding MBL fold metallo-hydrolase, which produces MYEVNVLVQGFPGRAVCHGGLGWSTVTLLRGEGRTILVDAGGYATRPEIGKQLTRLKVSPTDVTDVVLTHAHHDHACNFTLFPDATVWIGRKELEWAVAEKPGFNPLAELHARELSILPRVNRLEGGQRFIDHFEAVDVPGHTPGHLAYYFTGNPQPILFTGDAAKNRAELLSKDVAMTLDAAVSARSIETIWQYWRAQPGTILIPGHDLSMTLDADGKPLYQGERRAGIEAWFSETMETTTLFDLTGNGGPWAQYRDE; this is translated from the coding sequence ATGTACGAGGTGAATGTATTGGTCCAAGGCTTTCCCGGCCGCGCCGTGTGTCATGGCGGGCTGGGGTGGAGCACCGTCACCCTGCTTCGCGGTGAAGGCCGCACGATCCTGGTCGACGCAGGCGGGTATGCGACGCGTCCCGAGATCGGCAAGCAGCTGACGCGGCTCAAGGTGTCGCCAACCGACGTGACCGATGTCGTGCTGACGCATGCGCATCACGATCATGCCTGCAACTTCACGCTGTTTCCGGATGCCACCGTGTGGATCGGCCGCAAGGAACTGGAGTGGGCTGTTGCTGAAAAGCCCGGCTTCAATCCGCTTGCGGAACTGCATGCCCGCGAACTGTCGATTCTGCCGCGCGTGAATCGCCTGGAAGGCGGGCAACGGTTCATCGATCACTTCGAGGCGGTGGACGTGCCAGGCCACACCCCTGGTCATCTCGCGTACTACTTCACGGGCAATCCGCAGCCCATCCTGTTCACCGGTGATGCGGCAAAGAACCGTGCCGAGCTTTTGTCCAAGGACGTGGCCATGACGCTGGACGCCGCCGTCAGCGCGCGCAGCATCGAAACGATCTGGCAGTACTGGCGCGCGCAACCGGGCACCATCCTGATCCCGGGACACGACCTGAGCATGACGCTGGATGCCGACGGCAAGCCGCTGTATCAGGGTGAGCGGCGGGCAGGCATCGAAGCCTGGTTCTCTGAAACGATGGAAACCACCACCTTGTTTGACCTGACGGGGAACGGTGGCCCGTGGGCGCAGTACCGAGACGAATGA
- a CDS encoding alpha/beta hydrolase, with product MRFAHLPPQPPIFPIEAEDYARSTLSRSDAAAQQCKRVVDVAYGTDPKQTVDLYLPQTCPPEGAPVLVFAHGGAWTNGYKEWMGLLAPAITSAGAILVSVSYRLAPQHKWDEMADDCRQALAWVHRNIREHGGDPQRIVLGGHSAGGHLTMLTAWQTEKLEAAGVPSSCLRACVPLCAPLDVRYPDRQPGSGEERTHQMVLRDASEAPDASPISHLHRGMPFTLLAYATNDFPRIIAGNRATADAMRRDAIAHDVLIVDGDHFSAALDIESATSPWTRRVIDLLFASSN from the coding sequence ATGCGGTTTGCCCACCTGCCTCCACAGCCCCCGATCTTTCCGATCGAGGCGGAAGACTATGCCCGGTCCACACTGAGCCGATCCGACGCCGCCGCGCAGCAGTGCAAGCGTGTCGTCGACGTGGCCTATGGAACCGATCCGAAGCAGACCGTCGACCTCTATCTGCCGCAGACATGCCCGCCTGAAGGCGCGCCCGTGCTGGTGTTTGCGCATGGGGGCGCCTGGACGAACGGCTACAAGGAATGGATGGGCCTGCTAGCGCCCGCCATCACGTCCGCCGGCGCCATTCTGGTCTCCGTGTCCTATCGCCTGGCCCCCCAGCACAAATGGGACGAGATGGCAGATGACTGCCGGCAGGCCCTGGCCTGGGTGCATCGGAATATTCGCGAGCACGGTGGCGATCCGCAGCGCATCGTTCTTGGCGGACATTCGGCAGGCGGCCACCTGACCATGCTGACGGCGTGGCAAACGGAAAAGCTGGAAGCCGCAGGCGTTCCATCGTCCTGCCTGCGTGCGTGCGTGCCGTTGTGCGCGCCGCTGGACGTGCGGTATCCCGACCGGCAACCCGGAAGCGGCGAAGAACGCACGCACCAGATGGTGCTGCGCGATGCGTCGGAAGCGCCTGATGCCAGTCCGATCAGCCACCTGCATCGCGGCATGCCATTCACCTTGCTGGCCTATGCCACGAACGACTTCCCGCGCATCATCGCCGGCAATCGCGCCACCGCCGACGCCATGCGTCGCGACGCCATTGCGCATGACGTCCTGATCGTCGACGGCGACCACTTCAGCGCTGCGCTTGATATCGAATCCGCCACGTCTCCCTGGACGCGGCGTGTCATCGATCTGCTGTTTGCTTCTTCCAACTGA
- a CDS encoding tRNA U-34 5-methylaminomethyl-2-thiouridine biosynthesis protein has translation MSDGKILAGFLAPHPPHLVYAENPPQNEPRSEGGWEQLRWAYERARASLDELKPDVLLVHSPHWITQVGHHFLGVKNLSGKSVDPIFPNLFRYDFELEVDVELAQACCDEGRARGLITKMMNNPKFRVDYGTITTLHMIRPQWDIPIVGLSANNTPYYLNTQEGQEEMELLGQATREAIRKSGKRAVLLASNTMSHWHFHEEPEIPEDMSKEHPVRYDGYKWDMRMIELMRKGKMRETFDLLPTFIEEAFAEFKSGAFTWMHAAMGHPELAAELHGYGTVIGTGNAVMEWNLDRAGLSSIESGNAATSAPATATA, from the coding sequence ATGTCGGACGGAAAAATTCTTGCGGGCTTTCTTGCCCCTCACCCCCCTCACCTTGTCTACGCCGAAAATCCTCCGCAGAACGAACCTCGGTCCGAGGGCGGCTGGGAGCAATTGCGTTGGGCCTATGAACGCGCCCGCGCCAGCCTCGACGAACTGAAGCCGGACGTGCTGCTGGTGCATTCGCCGCACTGGATCACGCAGGTTGGTCATCACTTCCTGGGCGTCAAGAACCTGTCGGGGAAGTCGGTCGATCCCATCTTCCCGAACCTGTTCCGTTATGACTTCGAACTGGAAGTCGACGTCGAGCTTGCGCAGGCGTGTTGCGATGAAGGCCGGGCCCGGGGCCTGATCACCAAGATGATGAACAACCCGAAGTTCCGCGTGGACTACGGCACGATCACGACGCTGCACATGATCCGCCCGCAGTGGGACATCCCCATCGTCGGCCTGTCGGCAAACAACACGCCGTACTACCTGAATACGCAGGAAGGCCAGGAAGAGATGGAGCTGCTGGGCCAGGCAACGCGCGAGGCGATCCGCAAGAGCGGCAAGCGCGCCGTCCTGCTCGCCAGCAACACGATGTCGCACTGGCACTTTCATGAAGAGCCCGAGATTCCCGAAGACATGTCCAAGGAACACCCGGTCAGGTATGACGGGTACAAGTGGGACATGCGCATGATCGAACTGATGCGCAAGGGAAAGATGCGCGAGACCTTCGATCTGCTGCCGACCTTTATCGAAGAAGCCTTTGCCGAGTTCAAGTCGGGCGCATTCACGTGGATGCACGCCGCGATGGGTCATCCGGAACTGGCCGCCGAGCTGCATGGCTATGGCACGGTCATCGGGACCGGCAATGCGGTCATGGAATGGAATCTGGACCGTGCCGGCCTATCGTCCATCGAGTCGGGCAACGCTGCCACAAGCGCGCCTGCCACTGCCACCGCCTGA
- a CDS encoding Bug family tripartite tricarboxylate transporter substrate binding protein — protein sequence MKLTLLLGIALLGTASVATAQEWPNRPVRLIVPYGAGSGPDAAVRPLAEGLSKILGQTVVVENYASAGGVVGTQNIARAKPDGYTLGFGNNITLAVNKSFFDNLSYDPVKSFEPISLLFENAYMLVARPDFQANSLKDLVTYAKANPGKVNFASGTGVGSGSHLTGEMLKSTAKLDITHVPYKTGAQALSDLVSGRVDIMFDNVNGVQQFIANKTLKPLAVTSAQRLPQYPDVPTMAESGFPGFEAVAWGGIIAPAGTPKPIIAKMNAAIAQALKSPEVVKVNETMSLRVIPSTPEQFTTYIASETDKWAKLVKASGAKASAP from the coding sequence ATGAAATTGACACTGCTGCTGGGTATTGCACTGCTGGGAACTGCCTCCGTCGCCACAGCACAGGAATGGCCGAACCGGCCGGTCCGCCTGATCGTGCCGTATGGCGCCGGCTCCGGTCCGGATGCCGCCGTGCGTCCTCTGGCCGAAGGCCTCTCCAAGATCCTTGGCCAGACCGTGGTCGTTGAAAACTACGCCAGCGCGGGCGGCGTGGTCGGCACGCAGAACATTGCACGCGCCAAGCCCGATGGCTACACCCTGGGCTTCGGCAACAACATCACGCTGGCCGTGAACAAGAGCTTCTTCGACAACCTGTCCTACGACCCCGTCAAAAGCTTCGAACCGATCAGCCTGTTGTTTGAAAACGCGTACATGCTCGTGGCACGGCCGGACTTCCAGGCGAACTCGCTGAAGGACCTCGTCACGTATGCCAAAGCGAATCCCGGCAAGGTCAACTTTGCGTCGGGCACGGGTGTCGGATCGGGCAGCCACCTGACCGGTGAAATGCTCAAGTCGACCGCCAAGCTGGACATCACCCATGTGCCCTACAAGACCGGCGCGCAGGCCTTGTCGGATCTGGTCAGCGGGCGTGTCGACATCATGTTCGACAACGTGAATGGCGTGCAGCAGTTCATCGCCAACAAGACGCTGAAGCCTCTCGCGGTCACCAGCGCGCAGCGCCTGCCGCAATACCCCGACGTGCCTACCATGGCCGAGTCCGGCTTTCCCGGATTCGAAGCCGTGGCCTGGGGCGGCATCATCGCCCCGGCAGGCACGCCCAAGCCCATCATCGCCAAGATGAACGCCGCCATTGCGCAGGCCCTGAAGAGCCCCGAGGTGGTGAAAGTGAACGAGACGATGTCGCTGCGCGTGATCCCGTCGACCCCGGAACAGTTCACGACCTACATCGCGTCGGAAACCGACAAGTGGGCCAAGCTGGTCAAGGCGTCGGGGGCCAAGGCATCGGCGCCCTGA